A single window of Kitasatospora sp. HUAS MG31 DNA harbors:
- a CDS encoding NUDIX hydrolase: MSERPPAPAGPRLLEVGRIRLVRSDPPVLSAEQRTARDGAWAAAVRANPALFDGPVVACSGLAWDGPGALVLGWVRTTYRYYAMRRVPGAAVLPSLSVGVVQPTEDGRLVLGRMSASTSAPGRWQPPGGCLEPPDGDRPMDLAEVRRNAARELVEETGVDTPPEDLALWRVTVAANGNVGVLFRAAPLPAGRIEERFAALVAAERAAGRDPEFQRLALVRSPAELPLLAGPHADYLELLLHAFHTEPATTAPHHGS; this comes from the coding sequence GTGAGTGAGCGACCGCCCGCACCGGCCGGCCCCCGTCTGCTGGAGGTGGGCCGGATCCGGCTGGTCCGGTCGGATCCTCCCGTGCTCTCGGCCGAGCAGCGGACGGCCCGGGACGGGGCGTGGGCGGCGGCGGTACGCGCCAACCCGGCCCTGTTCGACGGCCCGGTGGTGGCCTGTTCGGGCCTGGCGTGGGACGGTCCGGGCGCCCTGGTGCTCGGCTGGGTACGGACGACCTACCGGTACTACGCGATGCGCCGGGTGCCGGGGGCCGCGGTGCTGCCCTCGCTGTCCGTGGGCGTGGTCCAGCCGACCGAGGACGGCCGCCTGGTGCTCGGCCGGATGTCCGCCTCGACCTCGGCCCCGGGCCGCTGGCAGCCGCCGGGCGGCTGTCTCGAACCACCGGACGGGGACCGCCCGATGGACCTGGCGGAGGTCCGCCGGAACGCCGCCCGGGAACTGGTCGAGGAGACCGGCGTCGACACCCCGCCCGAGGACCTCGCCCTGTGGCGGGTCACGGTCGCGGCCAACGGCAACGTCGGCGTGCTGTTCCGCGCCGCGCCGCTGCCCGCCGGAAGGATCGAGGAGCGGTTCGCCGCCCTGGTCGCCGCGGAACGCGCGGCCGGCCGCGACCCCGAGTTCCAGCGCCTCGCCCTGGTCCGCTCCCCCGCCGAACTCCCCCTGCTGGCCGGCCCGCACGCGGACTACCTGGAGCTGCTCCTGCACGCCTTCCACACCGAGCCCGCCACCACCGCGCCACACCACGGGAGCTGA
- a CDS encoding glutaredoxin domain-containing protein, which translates to MMRAWILPILLVLGGSAVATGQMFKGSFGTAAALLLAFLALAGLNSPLIFPRSIGVQEAQRRSAVDGRPVVFWRPGCKYCIRLRIRLGRSARQLHWVNIWRDPAGAAAVRAANDGNETVPTVVVAGRPHTNPDPAWVREQLSSSA; encoded by the coding sequence ATGATGCGCGCTTGGATCCTGCCGATACTGCTCGTGCTCGGCGGCTCAGCCGTCGCGACTGGGCAGATGTTCAAGGGGAGCTTCGGCACGGCCGCGGCACTCCTGCTGGCGTTCCTGGCGCTCGCCGGCTTGAACTCACCCCTGATCTTCCCGAGGTCGATCGGTGTGCAGGAGGCACAACGCCGCAGCGCGGTCGACGGCCGACCGGTCGTCTTCTGGCGGCCGGGCTGCAAGTACTGCATACGACTGCGCATCCGGCTGGGGCGCAGCGCCCGCCAGTTGCACTGGGTCAACATCTGGCGCGACCCGGCGGGAGCCGCAGCGGTGAGAGCAGCCAACGACGGCAACGAGACCGTGCCGACCGTCGTCGTGGCAGGCAGGCCACACACCAACCCCGACCCCGCATGGGTGCGCGAACAGCTCTCCTCCTCCGCGTGA
- a CDS encoding FAD-dependent oxidoreductase, which translates to MARVAVVGGGISGLGTALMLGRRGHRVTLFEQDARQAGADLNRDFFDWGRPRVPQAVQPHSFLAPVRTVLHAEAPDVYADLLARGAREYHDFDWFGEHPPHRAGDEELVTLRTRRIVLEAALTEAVRREATVEVRQGHRVSGLAFEDGDPVRVTGVRVGTGVHHADLVVDAAGRRSRVPAWLTEIGCRPPVVESHRTGIAYLCRWYRLRADGPRDPGRVKTGSTAPFALAGVFPSDNDTFALSVVLSTSDPTRAALTDPAVFEAVARRFPATAAWLDLDPEPHSAVLPMAGLDNRWTSLVDEDGPVVTGLVNAGDSLVHTNPTLGHGVALGLLAGRHLATHADRIAEDPAGYHAWTVQALRPWFDAQVTADRVAGERLAEGAPSSDRRAAALAACAFDDPVVMRARAQVRHLLQPADAAYGTDEVDRHLTAWLADRPDFAPGHDGPTRDQWEALIQADTFVPALAAAAGETR; encoded by the coding sequence GTGGCGCGGGTTGCGGTGGTCGGTGGGGGTATCAGCGGGCTGGGGACGGCGCTCATGCTGGGCCGGCGGGGCCATCGGGTCACGCTGTTCGAGCAGGACGCACGGCAGGCCGGAGCGGACCTGAACCGCGACTTCTTCGACTGGGGCAGGCCCCGGGTTCCGCAGGCCGTCCAGCCCCACTCGTTCCTCGCGCCGGTGCGCACCGTGCTGCACGCCGAGGCCCCCGACGTCTACGCGGACCTGCTGGCCCGCGGAGCCCGCGAGTACCACGACTTCGACTGGTTCGGCGAGCATCCGCCGCACCGGGCCGGCGACGAGGAACTGGTGACCCTGCGCACCCGCCGCATCGTGCTGGAGGCCGCCCTGACCGAGGCGGTGCGGCGCGAGGCCACCGTGGAGGTGCGGCAGGGCCACCGGGTGAGCGGCCTCGCCTTCGAGGACGGCGATCCGGTCCGGGTCACCGGCGTCCGGGTGGGCACCGGGGTCCACCACGCGGACCTCGTCGTCGACGCCGCCGGTCGCCGCTCACGGGTTCCCGCCTGGCTGACCGAGATCGGCTGCCGCCCGCCCGTGGTCGAGAGCCACCGGACCGGGATCGCCTACCTGTGCCGCTGGTACCGCCTGCGGGCCGACGGCCCGCGCGACCCCGGCCGGGTGAAGACCGGTTCGACCGCGCCGTTCGCGCTCGCCGGCGTGTTCCCCTCCGACAACGACACCTTCGCGCTGAGCGTGGTGCTCTCCACGAGCGATCCGACCCGCGCCGCCCTCACCGACCCCGCCGTGTTCGAGGCCGTCGCCCGCCGCTTCCCCGCGACCGCCGCCTGGCTCGACCTGGACCCCGAACCGCACTCCGCCGTCCTGCCGATGGCCGGCCTCGACAACCGCTGGACCTCCCTCGTCGACGAGGACGGACCGGTCGTCACCGGCCTGGTCAACGCCGGGGACAGCCTCGTCCACACCAACCCCACCCTGGGCCACGGCGTGGCCCTCGGCCTGCTCGCCGGCCGGCACCTCGCCACCCACGCCGACCGGATCGCCGAGGACCCGGCCGGCTACCACGCCTGGACGGTCCAGGCCCTCCGCCCGTGGTTCGACGCGCAGGTGACGGCCGACCGCGTCGCCGGTGAGCGCCTCGCCGAGGGCGCACCGTCCTCGGACCGGCGGGCCGCCGCCCTGGCCGCCTGCGCCTTCGACGACCCCGTCGTCATGCGGGCCCGGGCCCAGGTACGCCACCTCCTGCAACCGGCCGACGCCGCCTACGGCACCGACGAGGTGGACCGGCACCTCACCGCCTGGCTGGCCGACCGCCCGGACTTCGCGCCCGGGCACGACGGCCCGACCCGTGACCAGTGGGAGGCCCTCATCCAGGCGGACACCTTCGTCCCGGCACTCGCCGCCGCGGCGGGGGAGACCCGGTAG
- a CDS encoding VOC family protein, which produces MTGPNAPATPDGPTTPLTPITPDLRIRLARPSRDLAAAERFYVDGLGLAVLWRSAERVPGEHDLLMVGPPGGAWHLELTHDPDHPLDPTPTVDDLLVVYLGTPVDEALLARLTAHGGNRVPAHNPYWDEYGVTVTDPDGYRLVLCTRTWTA; this is translated from the coding sequence ATGACCGGCCCGAACGCCCCGGCCACCCCGGACGGCCCGACCACGCCGCTCACCCCGATCACCCCGGATCTCCGGATCCGCCTCGCCCGTCCCTCCCGGGACCTGGCCGCCGCCGAGCGCTTCTACGTGGACGGCCTCGGGCTGGCGGTGCTCTGGCGGAGCGCCGAGCGCGTCCCCGGCGAGCACGACCTGCTGATGGTCGGCCCGCCGGGCGGCGCCTGGCACCTGGAACTCACCCACGACCCCGACCACCCGCTGGATCCCACCCCCACCGTGGACGACCTCCTCGTCGTCTACCTCGGCACCCCCGTCGACGAGGCCCTGCTGGCACGTCTGACGGCCCACGGCGGCAACCGGGTCCCCGCCCACAACCCCTACTGGGACGAGTACGGCGTCACCGTCACCGACCCGGACGGCTACCGGCTGGTCCTCTGCACCCGCACCTGGACGGCCTGA
- a CDS encoding GNAT family N-acetyltransferase has protein sequence MRVRPVRAEELPLLRGIERAAGESFRTVGMPEIAEDEPLSVAELDRYRAAGLAWVAVDAADVPVAYLIAERVDGDLHVEQVSVHPDSARRGVGRSLLDHLAGLAAAEGVPALTLTTFADVPWNAPYYRRCGFRPLAEEDLGPELREIRAREAAHGLDRWPRLAMRRTV, from the coding sequence ATGCGCGTACGACCGGTCCGGGCCGAGGAACTGCCGCTGCTCCGCGGGATCGAGCGGGCGGCGGGTGAGTCCTTCCGTACCGTCGGCATGCCCGAGATCGCGGAGGACGAGCCGCTGTCCGTGGCGGAACTCGACCGCTACCGGGCGGCCGGTCTGGCGTGGGTCGCGGTCGACGCGGCGGACGTGCCGGTGGCCTACCTGATCGCCGAACGGGTGGACGGCGACCTGCACGTGGAGCAGGTGTCGGTGCACCCGGACAGCGCACGGCGCGGCGTCGGACGGTCGCTGCTGGACCACCTCGCCGGCCTCGCCGCCGCCGAGGGCGTCCCCGCGCTGACCCTGACCACCTTCGCCGACGTCCCGTGGAACGCGCCGTACTACCGGCGGTGCGGCTTCCGGCCGCTCGCCGAGGAGGACCTCGGGCCGGAGCTCCGGGAGATCCGTGCCCGGGAGGCCGCCCACGGGCTCGACCGGTGGCCCCGACTGGCGATGCGCCGCACGGTGTGA
- a CDS encoding GNAT family N-acetyltransferase → MGFRLEGPVLEGELVRLEPLGRHHAAGLAAAAEEDRTSYRFTWVPTAETVDAYIDTQLGRAAAGRLAPYVQVDRASGRVVGATSYWDPRPWPDGEGLCAVEIGFTWLAASAQGTGINTEAKYLLFRHAFEEWEVARVDLKTDARNGRSRAAMEAAGARFEGVLRNWSGSWVPGEEGRLRDSAMFSVVAAEWPDCRAGLEQRIARTLERRGHR, encoded by the coding sequence ATGGGGTTCAGGCTCGAAGGACCGGTCCTGGAGGGCGAGCTGGTGCGCCTGGAGCCGCTGGGGCGGCACCACGCCGCGGGCCTGGCGGCCGCCGCCGAGGAGGACCGGACCTCGTACCGGTTCACCTGGGTGCCGACCGCGGAGACGGTGGACGCGTACATCGACACCCAGCTGGGCCGCGCCGCGGCCGGGAGGCTGGCCCCGTACGTGCAGGTGGACCGGGCCTCGGGGCGGGTGGTCGGTGCCACCTCCTACTGGGACCCGCGGCCGTGGCCGGACGGTGAGGGGCTGTGCGCGGTGGAGATCGGGTTCACCTGGCTGGCGGCCTCCGCGCAGGGCACCGGGATCAACACCGAGGCCAAGTACCTGCTGTTCCGGCACGCCTTCGAGGAGTGGGAGGTCGCCCGCGTCGACCTGAAGACCGATGCGCGCAACGGCCGTTCCCGGGCCGCGATGGAGGCGGCCGGGGCCCGCTTCGAAGGGGTGCTGCGGAACTGGTCCGGCTCCTGGGTGCCCGGGGAGGAGGGCCGGCTGCGGGACTCGGCGATGTTCTCGGTCGTCGCGGCGGAGTGGCCGGACTGCCGTGCCGGCCTCGAACAACGGATCGCCCGCACCCTCGAACGCCGGGGACACCGGTAG
- a CDS encoding DUF4232 domain-containing protein, whose protein sequence is MRRRTAVLVAAVLAAGAAASGCGSVAATAGGTTGAASTGPGGTAAPGGSAAPVGSAISDPAPNCVPEQLTWTFRRIDEQPTTTDETPKSRLIATNSGPGPCAVDGYPWFRVSIGKAEDVVAAPGRQVAERLTVRPGGSVRVDLYYSDTPDTSERCFIAASRNPWSAVLPPHSPEGAGPTAVTLTDRQGQAVPLSVCGEDIWMGAPVLG, encoded by the coding sequence ATGCGGAGGCGTACGGCGGTTCTGGTCGCGGCGGTCCTCGCCGCCGGTGCGGCGGCGAGCGGGTGCGGGAGCGTGGCCGCCACAGCCGGCGGTACGACCGGGGCCGCCTCCACCGGGCCGGGAGGGACCGCCGCGCCGGGCGGATCCGCCGCGCCGGTCGGGTCGGCCATCTCGGACCCGGCGCCCAACTGCGTGCCGGAGCAGCTGACCTGGACGTTCCGCCGGATCGACGAGCAGCCGACGACCACGGACGAGACGCCCAAGTCCCGGCTGATCGCGACCAACTCCGGTCCGGGGCCCTGCGCCGTCGACGGCTACCCCTGGTTCCGGGTCTCCATCGGCAAGGCGGAGGATGTGGTGGCCGCGCCGGGCCGCCAGGTCGCGGAGCGGCTGACGGTCAGGCCCGGGGGCAGCGTACGGGTCGACCTGTACTACTCGGACACCCCCGACACCAGCGAGCGCTGCTTCATCGCGGCTTCGAGGAACCCGTGGTCGGCGGTGCTCCCGCCGCACAGCCCGGAGGGTGCGGGGCCCACCGCCGTGACGTTGACCGACCGTCAGGGACAGGCGGTGCCGCTGTCCGTGTGCGGCGAGGACATCTGGATGGGCGCCCCCGTCCTCGGCTGA
- a CDS encoding YcxB family protein yields MTDDQLTDIRVELTYRPTAEDFAEALKGRSKAAKSSRRARVLTFVMLGCAVIGGALSLAGGKGVDPVFTALVVVAVVSLLLLPRLQARQLHRLAAANGEFRVTVDGTGVGVRTERSSSQHSWEAVPRFVETPGLFLLLSGDRNASCLTLLPKRGLADPADVDRLRAILEHRLSAVRRRPRPAPPYR; encoded by the coding sequence ATGACCGACGACCAGCTGACCGACATCCGCGTGGAACTGACGTACCGGCCGACGGCGGAGGACTTCGCCGAGGCCCTGAAGGGGCGGTCGAAGGCCGCCAAGTCGAGTCGGCGTGCGCGGGTGCTGACCTTCGTGATGCTCGGCTGCGCGGTGATCGGCGGTGCGCTGTCGCTCGCCGGCGGGAAGGGTGTCGACCCGGTGTTCACCGCCCTGGTCGTCGTCGCCGTGGTCTCGCTCCTGCTGCTGCCGCGGCTCCAGGCCCGCCAGTTGCACCGGCTGGCCGCCGCCAACGGCGAGTTCCGGGTGACCGTGGACGGGACCGGGGTCGGGGTCCGCACCGAGCGCAGCTCCAGCCAGCACAGCTGGGAGGCGGTGCCGCGCTTCGTGGAGACGCCCGGGCTGTTCCTCCTGCTCAGCGGCGACCGCAACGCCTCCTGCCTCACCCTGCTCCCCAAGCGCGGCCTCGCCGACCCGGCGGACGTGGACCGCCTGCGCGCGATCCTGGAGCACCGCCTCTCGGCCGTCCGCCGACGGCCGCGGCCCGCACCCCCGTACCGCTGA
- a CDS encoding helix-turn-helix transcriptional regulator yields the protein MDRDYAEPLDVPALARDALMSPGHFSRSFRTAFGETPYSYLMTRRIERAKALLRRGDLSVTEVCMAVGCTSLGSFSSRFTELVGESPSAYRARDHDPGAAIPACVAKIHTRPIRNGEARPTAGP from the coding sequence ATGGACCGCGACTACGCCGAACCGCTGGACGTCCCGGCGCTGGCCCGCGACGCCCTGATGTCGCCGGGCCACTTCTCCCGCAGCTTCCGCACCGCCTTCGGCGAGACGCCGTACAGCTACCTCATGACCCGCAGGATCGAGCGGGCCAAGGCGCTGCTGCGGCGGGGCGACCTCAGCGTGACCGAGGTCTGCATGGCGGTGGGCTGTACCTCGCTCGGCTCGTTCAGTTCACGGTTCACCGAACTGGTCGGGGAGAGCCCCAGCGCGTACCGGGCCCGCGACCACGACCCGGGTGCCGCCATCCCCGCCTGCGTCGCGAAGATCCACACCAGGCCGATCAGGAACGGAGAAGCGAGGCCCACCGCCGGTCCGTAG
- a CDS encoding VOC family protein, whose protein sequence is MDINLSQCFIAVDDHDKALAFYRDALGLEVRNDVGFEGMRWVTVGSPTQPDVEIVLEPPLADPHASDADRQAVAELMAKGQLRGVIFRTDDCDATFERVRAAGGEVLQEPMDQPYGVRDCAFRDPAGNMVQINQPRG, encoded by the coding sequence ATGGACATCAACCTTTCGCAGTGCTTCATCGCCGTCGACGACCACGACAAGGCGCTCGCCTTCTACCGCGACGCGCTCGGCCTGGAGGTCCGCAACGACGTCGGGTTCGAGGGGATGCGCTGGGTGACCGTCGGCTCGCCCACGCAGCCGGACGTGGAGATCGTCCTGGAGCCGCCGCTCGCCGATCCCCACGCCAGCGACGCCGACCGGCAGGCCGTGGCCGAGCTGATGGCCAAGGGCCAGCTGCGCGGCGTGATCTTCCGGACCGACGACTGCGACGCCACCTTCGAGCGGGTCCGCGCGGCGGGCGGCGAGGTGCTCCAGGAGCCGATGGACCAGCCGTACGGCGTGCGCGACTGCGCGTTCCGCGACCCGGCGGGGAACATGGTGCAGATCAACCAGCCGCGCGGCTGA
- a CDS encoding cupin domain-containing protein, with protein MSVVNLAEVAAGLPQAWSSRRLGQVGAACVKVLRMDELPVEEESHGADEALLVIDGRLELEVNGVPVAVRAGELYLMPAGAVHAVRPGSHGTLMIVESAED; from the coding sequence GTGAGTGTGGTCAACCTGGCGGAGGTCGCAGCCGGTCTGCCGCAGGCGTGGAGTTCTCGTCGGCTGGGCCAGGTGGGGGCGGCCTGCGTGAAGGTCCTGCGGATGGACGAGCTGCCGGTGGAGGAGGAGAGCCATGGTGCCGATGAGGCGCTGCTCGTGATCGACGGCCGGCTGGAACTGGAGGTGAACGGCGTGCCGGTGGCGGTGCGGGCGGGCGAGCTGTATCTGATGCCGGCGGGCGCCGTGCACGCGGTCCGTCCCGGTAGCCACGGGACGCTGATGATCGTGGAGTCGGCCGAGGACTGA
- a CDS encoding cupin domain-containing protein yields the protein MNQNAETLSDRPSAAAPLPAVLTRHADAETCADPSSVMTLLADSADTAGAFTSYRSTFAAGAAGAPAHFHTRAWELFFVISGALQVLVGEEVSILREGDFLAVPPHTPHAFAAAPGSEADVLFVFTPGMGRFDYLRLLGRVMRGEADPKEIAESSERFDNHYVDSPVWRAALEQSA from the coding sequence ATGAATCAGAACGCCGAGACCCTGTCCGACCGGCCGTCCGCGGCCGCCCCGCTCCCCGCCGTGCTGACCCGCCACGCGGACGCCGAGACCTGCGCCGACCCCAGCAGCGTGATGACCCTGCTGGCCGACTCGGCCGACACCGCCGGGGCGTTCACCAGCTACCGCTCCACCTTCGCCGCCGGCGCGGCGGGCGCGCCCGCGCACTTCCACACCCGCGCCTGGGAGCTGTTCTTCGTGATCAGCGGCGCCCTGCAGGTGCTGGTCGGGGAGGAGGTCAGCATCCTGCGGGAGGGCGACTTCCTCGCCGTTCCGCCGCACACCCCGCACGCCTTCGCCGCCGCCCCGGGCTCCGAGGCGGACGTGCTGTTCGTCTTCACCCCGGGGATGGGCCGCTTCGACTACCTGCGGCTGCTGGGCCGGGTGATGCGCGGCGAGGCGGACCCGAAGGAGATCGCCGAGTCCTCGGAGCGCTTCGACAACCACTACGTCGACAGCCCGGTCTGGCGCGCGGCCCTGGAGCAGTCGGCATGA
- a CDS encoding nuclear transport factor 2 family protein: protein MTSLDRMLAERACERVIVDFIHRLDLGDPGSVADLFTPDGFWHWPHGDRRIEGRDALRAYFASRPADRLSRRLMTNILVTVESPTTARAVSYLTTYRVDGYQGGMVAPPPPANVGHYEDTFRTLDGTWLLAGRTVHLPFGADTPRLPA, encoded by the coding sequence ATGACCTCGCTGGACCGGATGCTCGCCGAACGCGCCTGTGAGCGCGTCATCGTGGACTTCATCCACCGCCTCGACCTCGGCGACCCGGGCTCGGTGGCGGACCTGTTCACGCCGGACGGCTTCTGGCACTGGCCCCACGGAGACCGGCGGATCGAGGGCCGCGACGCCCTGCGCGCGTACTTCGCCTCCCGCCCCGCCGACCGGCTCTCCCGCCGCCTGATGACGAACATCCTGGTCACCGTGGAGTCCCCGACCACCGCCCGGGCCGTCTCCTACCTCACCACCTACCGCGTCGACGGCTACCAGGGCGGCATGGTCGCACCGCCGCCCCCGGCGAACGTCGGCCACTACGAGGACACCTTCCGCACCCTCGACGGCACCTGGCTGCTCGCCGGCCGCACGGTCCACCTCCCCTTCGGCGCCGACACCCCGCGGCTCCCCGCCTGA
- a CDS encoding DUF6228 family protein, which yields MSPRPPEAGAAARLVVRCGNAPGVRVTLGDRRRPDEDTVAFSVRLRGEGLSAKVDDVGLWVWDEDRLPDFFDGLAADVRGWSGERRWTGHRLALSAVFAPGGRVGLTWTVRPRLPAGASWEAALTTWLDAGRQTADLAAGLRGFLGRPYGAA from the coding sequence GTGTCCCCACGCCCTCCGGAGGCGGGCGCGGCCGCACGTCTGGTGGTCCGTTGCGGGAACGCGCCCGGCGTCCGGGTCACCCTCGGCGACCGGCGCCGGCCCGACGAGGACACCGTCGCGTTCTCCGTCCGCCTCCGCGGCGAGGGGCTGAGCGCGAAGGTGGACGACGTCGGTCTGTGGGTGTGGGACGAGGACCGGCTGCCGGACTTCTTCGACGGCCTGGCGGCCGACGTCCGGGGCTGGTCCGGCGAGCGGCGCTGGACCGGCCACCGGCTCGCCCTGTCCGCCGTCTTCGCCCCCGGCGGCCGGGTCGGTCTCACCTGGACCGTCCGGCCGCGGCTCCCCGCCGGAGCCTCCTGGGAGGCCGCCCTCACCACCTGGCTGGACGCCGGTCGGCAGACGGCCGACCTGGCCGCCGGTCTCCGCGGCTTCCTCGGCCGCCCGTACGGCGCAGCCTGA